The window CTTTATGTCCGATATGCGCGTTTCGTCATTTTGGCCCTGGCACAGCTCTATTAGTAGTGAAATATTGTCGTGCTCAAGCTTAtggtttattttgtttgttgtgcatATGGCTTTACATTTTATGGAGTGATGCATTGTAGTTTGGGAGCGAAACCACGTAGCGCCAAATGGCTAACTAACGTTAACgtttagctaacgttagctagctagctagcttatCCTTAGCTGTTAATACGAAACAACAGTGTAAAACTAACACTGCATCTCAGAACATAGGTTGCGCCGAAAAAACTTAAAACTGATCTACACCACTCCGTCCACTGGCAACAGGATTATTGAGCAAGTGTGAGATCGCCTGACCCACCCTTTACCAACGAAGGGCTCGGGAGTGTGATCGTAGCGGCAGCTTCACAATAAATGTCGTTTGTTTACGCTGATTCCAGAGTTCCCCCCAACCCCTGCCCCTAGCCGTATCACTCCGCACAGCACTCAATATTGAAATGGAAACATTTAATTAACTAAATGTCTCCAAAATGACGCGTTGTTATGGTAGTAGACAAGGTAAGTATTTGGATTTTGAGAACGGGACGTTTTAACGGAGTTTGTTATGTGAACATTGAAAACGGACTACATTCAGAAAGTGGACGTCTTCATTTTGCATGAAATATAGGTGGATTGAACTATATTTTTTAAATCCGCCTTGGACCATTTGAGAagcaagtaaaaacaaacaatgaagTGGTAAATACTACATTATCTAATTTCCAGCAACTACGCCAATGTGTCATTTAAGCATATCCACATCAACTTGTAATTCGTAACTTTGTTCTACGACCCCTTCGATTGCAAATAGAAGCGTCCACAAAAATGGCCGGGACTGCTTTCCTGGTGTGGATTGCACTTTTGATGGATTGTTGGAATGGCCAATAAGAAAATACTTCAAGCTTAGCAACAGCAAAGTTATCCTGTTGACCAATCCGGAAAGAGAAAGGTGGGCTTAGTCGCGCTCAAGACTCTACCATTTGATTGGTCCAAATGTTCGTCTGTTATAGTAGACTTGTGGACTATGTAGTTTCATGTGGGGTTTTCTGCCAACGTTTCATACGGTTATAAAACCACAGGCCCCACAATCCACTGGGCGTTACAAACAGTAGCATGCGCATGGCTAGAGGCGGAGCTGCTATATAAACACGAGCTCCCTCTTCTTGAGCAGCACACTGGACACTGTTGTGACGGCAGAACGCGGTCTCCGAGTGAACCATTGCCGAGGCAGCATCGAAACAGTTAATGGTAGTTAGCGACAGTTGCTCTGACAAACACTTGGAGGAGTAACAAGTGTTTACTGTTCGGAAGTgtacttttactttgttttgaagCGTCAGAGATCAAAGTTACTTTAGTGATTTCGTCTCAGTCTGGAATCCGTATAATTTGTTCAAATTGAGTTTATCGCCTTTTAATGACTTTTGAAGCTCCGTCTTGAGAGCATGGGCGTAATCTAGCATGTGTTAAAGCGGAGCCATCAGAGCGGAGCATCAGGATGACAGAGCCAGCGGAACAGACCCATCACCTGAAAACTTCAGGCAGCCCATCAGGTGGGAGCAGCGGAGTCGCTTTGGAGCATCTCCCAGCCAGCAACCATGGAGCACCACAGAACGGCGACAGGGGGCGCCAGAgagagcagaaacagcagcagcgggCGGAGAACTGTGCGGATATCAACACAGGCAAGTTATGGCAAATGAAAGGCGACCAGCGGAAGGTGTGTCCTGCCTTAGATGCCGGAAATGAGCACGATATCCACGCAGCAGGCGGTAATAATCACACCTCACAGGGAAAGAACGGCCAAGGAGGACCGCTGCCGGAGACTTTGAACCAGGTGCAGGAGGGTTTGCACATCGACTCCGACACTGGCTTAGATGCGCGCCTGGGCAGGAAAAGGCACAGGCGCAGGACCTCCAAGAAGAAGCGTCACTGGAAACCTTACAACAAACTTTCCTGGGATGAAAAGAAAGCcctggaggagagggagaccGCTCGGGCTTCTCGGATGCGAGAGGAGATGTTTGCCAAAGGGCTGCCTGTAGCCCCGTACAACACCACCCAGTTCCTAATGGACGAGCACGACCGAGAGGAACCGGACCTCAACACTGAAACCGGTGTCAGGCGGCCTTTAGGGGTCGGTGGGCGCCTGGAGGACACCGGCAGCGAGGAGGACTTTTTCGAcaacgaggaagaggaggacgatgaCGGCAGCGGCGGAGGCAGCGATGGTATCGGGAGGGCCGGGAACGCAGGTGGGGAGTTTCTCCAGAGAGACTTTTCCGAAACCTACGAGATGTACCACGTCGAAAGCCTGCAGAATATGACAAAGCAGGAACTGGTGCAGGAGTACCTGGAGCTGGAGAAGTGCATGTCccggctggaggaggagaacaacCGGCTGAGGCGTGCCGTGGAGCCCGGAGGTCTGACCGTGGAGAGCTACCTGGTCCGAgtcagagagatggagagggaaCTGGAGACACTGAGAGCCCAAAACACGGAGCTGCTCCTGCAGAGTCAGCTCAGCAAGGACAGGGGGCAGGTCGCTACCAATTAAAGGACGCCGGCCAAGTAGGGAAAACCATTTGGATAAGGTAAACATGGGACTACTTcagttatttcattttattaaaaaataaaaaagtcatcAGTTTTCTGTAATCAGTTTGTCATCTGGACAATGCAATACTTGACGTTTTCTTTTCTATTTGGACTCCAAGGTTTCCTGTTCAACTgttcaattgttttttttttcaatatgaaatgtaaatatttcCAAATCAAAGATTCTTTTATAAAGAGAGGGTATTTAACAACCAGgatattttgtttgtttccctGGTCAACCTTGTTGGTATTCATTGACGTaaactgttctttttttatttaaaaaaaacaaaacaaacattgtcTATGTGGCATTTCCACccttaagaaagaaagaaattcaaaaCAGAAATTAAGGCTAAATTTGGCCACTTTGCAAAAGACTTGTTTTTGCAGGAATAAACTCCAGAGTGAACATTTTAACAGTTGTGTGTTAacagttcaaataaaaaaaatctgatacaAACTGTCATGTGTCTCAAAGCCTGctcaaaaaaagaggaaactgttaataaaagctgcagcactgaggtATACTGTGCCTGGCTTTTGTCAGATTACAAATGATAACACAAGCTTGTCTTGGTCGGATACTGAAATGGGCCAGATGACATGTAAATAGGAAGAATAcgcagagggtggagggggggatGGGATATATAGAGGACATGCGCTTCATGAAGACTCAGTTAAACCCATTAAGGTCATTATGATGCTCGTTTTTatgtgaaaaaaagatttggtgCAAACGTATTGGAGTTAAACTAATTTTCACATCTATAAAATACATATGCAAAGACCATCAAGTTTTCTTCATGTGCACGGGCAATCTGtgccagagggcctggagagacctTATTCAGCTGCAGCCTCTAGAGGGCGCCATTCAgctcatattttttttgttgcctgCATTgccaaaaaaaaccttttcctGTGCAAAGTGTGAAAGTGtgaaatgaaaaacattcagagtttttttaaacatagttctgtttatttacatCATATAACCTTGCTTTAAAGCACACAGCCATGAGGGGAAATGATTTCAGGCGGAcaacttgttttttgtttttttttttagtccagTCATTTTTCTTATTAGTTATACTCGAAAGCAATTCCAAATGTACACAATACAATATGTTACATATTCTGATAGTATGtacaaaaaagattttaaaacaaTGACACATTAGGTAAAAATCACATTTCAGACATCACCTGCCGAGGTTTCCTTTTTTTGATGAAGCCGtgggctgtttgtttgtttcatcttTAGGAAATTGGATGTCGTCTGGCATGACCTAATGCGGGTTTTAAGGGTAGGGCTTGTTAGGTGTACCATATTCACACACTGTGGATTACTAGGCAGAGAGATGAccttagttttttttaaaggaaaagcaGCTGAGAGTACTATGCCTTTTCCCTCTTAGCAGCAACAGTAATAGCTGTTAATGCCTCTGCTGAAGGCAAAGAGAGTGCATAGATGTGTCCTTGGCTTTAAAGTGTGCTTTTCTTTCTGTTAGACCGCTTTAATGTACACATCTTTGGGTCAGTGCCTTGGTTATAACCGTCAACCACgggagaggagggagcagaCCAAGAAATAAGAGAAGGAAATGGAAAGATAAGAACCGAACATggcactgcagaacaaaaacacattccaGGAATCAGGCACTTGTAGAACAAATCTTGAGGTAAGACGAGACtaaaagttatttattattatcgTTTCGCTTCACTGGGTTATTTGGTCAGGTGACAAACAAGCCAGAACGTCTCTGTCtgtggcgttttttttttttgttgtgatggCAGATCGGTCCCACGATAAAGACGAGAGAGAAACAATAgattcatgttgtgtttttatttcctccaGTGTACCATTTCCCCAGTCAGGGAGGAATTATTAGAACCTGACCTTATGGAAAACTCCTCACCACGTATCCCCAAGGTAAATGAATGTGCTGACAAGTAGAACCTCCAGAGGGCAAAAGATCCCAAACAACAGAGGTGAATGTGTGTTATATGCCAAATTATAGCAGCCTGTTCAGgcttcccctctgtctctgttacAAGAGGGAACATACTTTATGTTGAGCTCAGTAAATATGAGCAGATCTGTGGAGGCAATGCTCAGTAATCCCAGACatgaataacaaaacaaaaaggatgAGGTCAGCCTTCACAGTGCAGTGAGCTGCCTGCAAACTCTCCAGTATCATCTAACAATTACCAACATTTACATCTTGCTACATGTAGTCATTAGATAGCTGATGATGCAATCTTATTGAACTTATAGCCACGACATAATAAAGACTGGATCTCATGAGATAAAGGTTTTCTGCACAGTGCTGTGAATCAGAGAAAGGCCATCTATGAGGAAATAAGGAACAGGTTTAGTCGTGTTTATCTCCTTTGAACAGGTACGCCCAAGAGGTGAaatcacaataaaacatttttaagttttaactttaatacaaaatatatataatatataatatttatatatattgaatataaaacaaacaaacaaacaaaaagaagaatatATTAAGGGAAACATTTCAAGTAACATCTTGAAAGAAATGACTGTGCACTTGTATGCACATTTTTGTAAACCATTAAAAAaggaactaaaaaaaaagtaaaaacaaataacataatatttatatttacaagGTTAACTTAACAAGGCTTTGTACAAATGTTACAAAATTGTTcaacacaaacaccagcacGCTCAGACATGACCACGAATATTGTTGCgcaaacacacattaacatttattaacaagcggagagagagagagagagagagacgactGTGTTTCACGTGTTCagagtgtaacagtgtgtgtggtcagaggaggaagaggtcagGAAGACTGGTGTGAAATATTTTCCCTCTTTAAATgggttttatttgatttttattgtaaatttaAGTCTGTCTTTTCCGGCTCACTGAAGTAGGTTTAACAAGAAGCACCATTCTCTCAAGAACCATGCAGAGGCTGCACTTCAGCATCCCCCTCTGGACACTTGAAGGGATTAACCCTTTAATTTAAGTAATCTGTGAGCTACAGGAAGGAAGAGAAGACAGGAAGGATGTTCGCTTATTACTCAAATGAGAAATTCTTGGTCGTAATCGAGGTCggtttgtgtctctgtatcATTTCTAGAAAAGCACACAAataggaaaaagaaaacaaaagctttGGCAACACTGGAATGCCCCTTGCCATGCAAATGgagcttatttaaaaaaaagaagggtgagctgttttgtttgtttttgacctAACCACCGTGAAGCACCTGACCAGAGCCCTGTTTTTACTGACCTGCAAGGGAGTCAAGCGGCTCCCCCTCAGGATCAGCAGCCTCGTTCCTTGGTGTAGTGGGTGGCGTCAGCTGGTGGAGCTCACAGGTACTGGTGGAATCTAGAAGTGGGCGCCTGGCGTATAGATGGTCCCTGGTCGAGCGCGTCTGCATCCCGAGGCAGCCCTTGTGTTTTGATCTGGTTTTGATTGATAGGAGACAATGGCAACTCGTTAACAGTCAATGGGGGTCTCTTGTCGGACGTCTCAGTCGGGGAGGCCACCACAGTGTGTCTGCGCCAGGCCCGTCTCTTCCTGCGAGTCTCGGGTGAAAGCGGTTTCCTTAGTCCCACGCTGCGTAGGTCGTCGGCTGAGCCCAGCAGCCGAGCACGAACCTGCTCAGCTAGAGATTTGCCGCCCAGGCCGGTTGGGGTGAAGGAGGTGGCCTCGCAGGGCAGCACAGCAGACTTGGTCCGGGCCGGGTGCAGGCTGTCCTGGCTGCTGCCCGAGGAAGTGTTGGTCCTGGAGGTGTCCCCCCTTACTCTGGGAGCACCCTCTGAACCAGAACCCGTCCCTtcgctctgagctgcagccccAGACAGCTCAAACAGGTCCAGGGAGCGAGCTTTGGTCTTCTCTGATTTTAGCTTCTTCCTGGCCAGAGTGTCACACTGGATTAGCTTGTGGGAGTTAAAGGAAGGCCGTGAGTGCAGTTTGTgagtggtggaggaagaggagaaggaggaggacgagggtGTGGTGGAGCGCGCCCCTCCTTCACTCCTCTCTGCAGAGTCCggcgtgtgtgtgaggggagtGGGTGGGGCAAGAAGGTTTGTGGGTGAGAGAACTGGGGGTTTGTAGTGTGTGTAGAGGAAGCTGCGAGGTGCTGCTGGCGGTTGTGTGTTCACAGGTGGTGTTGGGTGTTTATCGGGTCTCTCCTGGGTGAGGGAGCGTGAAGCAAAGCCGCTCTCATTGTCTGTCTCACTCACCAGCTCGCTGTGCTCATCGTCGGCATcgtcccccctcccctctgacCCCAGGCTCCGTCCTAATGTGGAGAGGGTGGAGTAACCAGAGACAATAGAGCGAGCGTCCTCTGGAGCTCGCCACCTTGGCCccttcacctccacctgcacctcctcttcctcgtgtAACAACGTGGGTGCCTGCCTTTCTCCtgccccctcttcctccttgcaGCACGGCCGGCTGGGAACAACCGCCACCACCTGTTCTTCTACCTCTTCTTTCGCTCCGCCTTCTGCAacttcctcatcatcatcctcctcttcctcttcttcttcctcttcgtcatcatcctcctctccctctgctcgAGGAGCAGTGTCTCCCACAGgcgactctgcctcctcttcctcctctgcccctAGGTGTCCAGCTTTGCTTGGCTCGTGTTCTGAGTCGTCGTCGGTGCTGCTGCCCACGCGGCGGGCGTTGTGGCGTTTCCTGCGTTTGCGGCCTGTGACAGCGGACATGATGGACAGAGTCAGGAAGTCCTTGGCTGTGAGGTCCTTCTTTGACCCCCACGACCCCTAAAAAAGGAAAGATGTCACTATTTTCTCCATATTTCTACAGAGGTATGAATTTAGGGTAACTGCGTAAGGAGACGTTACCTTTGATTTAGCTGAGTCACTGTTGGTTGAGTCTGGGGAAAAAGGAAATAGAGACATGACTGGGTCAGTACAGAGGATGTAAACAAAAGGCCAGAACAGTCATGGTGGAGGACACAGAGGCTGTTGTAAAGGAAAAATCCACAGACAAGAAACTGCCTCTGCACTGCTctctacacacactcacacttgatgtttctgaggaaacagcaggtgtttttttccagtgtaGAGCGGAAAACACCTGCTGTGACATCAGCCACATTCCCAACATGCTCTTTGGTTTCGGTTTGTAGCGAGCAGTGCAGCTGTAGTTTTTCCGACTTCAGAAAAATCCTTCTGATGAATTTTTAAGAACCGAAACTACCTCTGTGTCTTCAAGTATGACACCCCACTCCCCACCCTGCCAAGGACAAGGACACTGATTTACACACTGAAGTATGAGGACGTAATGATTGGGGAAGTAGGGTTTGGTGTTGGAGGAGCATTAGGAAACCACAGCACACGTCGATGACATCACCAAAAACACAGATGACATCAGTCAGTGAAAGAAGCAGAAATCATTGAGAGTGTGAAAAGAAGcacaaaacacatacacaacaatACAGCTGgttttgtcttttaaataaaACTACGTCCAAACCTCAGGATGGACAGGGGATTTGGTGAGGTGGAGGCTAGGTGGAGCCATTTCTTATCATAAGAGGATTAGATCATTTTGTGGCCAGCTTTGAAATGGTGGCTGGCCACAGCACAATATAATTGAAAGGAAATTAGCATTTAAGCCAATTGACACATCAGAAATGGCACCACCTAGGGTCCCTTTAGAGCCACAAGTGTGATTAGGAGCCTCGTGACCTTGTTGTGCTGACTGACACTGCCCATTGGATGGGTGGAGCGCAGTGCTTGACAGACAACAGCACTTGTTGTCTCTCAGTGGCAGACCACAGTTTACACTCCAGTGTCAGATACAGCAGCTTTAACAGGCAGGCAGCATCCAGCCATCCATTAATTCATTAGTCAGACCGGGGCCAACACTGAagtgacatgtttttttacagagaCCTCAGTCTGACACTGAGAGGGACACTTTCAAGGAGGGTAATGGAGACCATGGAGACACAAACCATCACCACCACTGACAtgctcgctcacacacacccatTATTACGCTTTTATGACATAATGCACTGactctgcgcacacacacacacacacacacacacacacacatacatacacacatatattgcCAGGGGAGTTCCCATCCTACCGCAGTGGCTGCTCCACAGGCTCAGCTAAGAGAAGGAAATGCAGAAACGTACAGAGAAAGTGAAAGATGAGCAAcgtggaggggaaaaaaagaggtcaGCAGAAAGGAGAGAAGTACAGGCACGCTAtcaaacagaaacactgcaaATTCTAATGTAAGACTTCAGTTCTCGTGCTGCCTTCCAGTTCTGCTGGAAAGTAGGGAATTTTAGCAAAAGGAGGTTCTGCATTATATAGTTTTGTCTTCAGTGCCAATTACAAAAAAACCTCTTTTCCTTTCCATTTCCTTAAACGAAAAGCAGCATTCATTTTGAATACCTGATTAAATGCTAATGGTCGCTTTAGGCAACAAAAGGTCGTAAGCAGTGTGCTCACCTGAGGCCTCCCCGAGCAGAGCGGTCCTGCCGATGTTGGACAGCAGGTGGTCAATGTTTGGGGCCGGCTGCACGTCCTCCGTGTCCACCGGCGTCtggagagacagacacaaagcagacaGTATTTGTAATGCATCAAAATGACATTTCGTGTATATTCGTCCtgaaaacattgagatgcagAGGTGCAGCGCTCATTAATTACATAATAACTGCTGTTTACTAATGAGACATCGTCTTTACTGTCAGTCTGCTCGCACCGATATATGGAAACATACCTTCTCATCTTTGTCGAGCTCTTCTGTGAAAAACCAGATGCACTACAGGagtgacacagaaagaaacattCAGCATGAACAGGACTTTAATACATGCATATGAGTGCTGTATGGATGTATCTCTCACATGTTGGATGAGTGTTTCTACTATCTTGTAGCGGTCGGGCATGTGTGTGACCATGTCTTTCATGTTGTCCTCGGACGTCCGAACCAGCGTGGGCCCAAACACCAGAGCAAGGTTACGAGGCTCCATCTGAACACACCAGGCAGAAGATCAATGGCATTGGAACACCGAGGACTTCACTATGATATACACTTCACTGCGCTTCACACaccttgtttttgtctgagtgGTCAGCTACAGTCTTCAGGTGAGTAACCAGGAACTTCAGAGTGTGGTAATAATGATCTGGAAGGTCTCGGATCTATGAGAGGCAGAGAGCAATAACACTACTGACAAACCTGTTTAACCTGCATACACAAAGCagcaatgcaaacacacaccagttTCTTCATGgtcttcagtctgtctgatGCACTTTCCATCCGATTGGCATCAATGAAGTCATTGTACTTGTCTGTGAGGGCATTagaaacattaaaatgtgaggtgaggtgaggtaaGATGGAGTGATTTGATAGTGCGACAGCTTGTCGGAACATGTTTGCAACTAACCGTTGGTGAAGAGCGGCTCTGGGAGTTTTCTGAAGAAGGATTTGAGTAAACTACTAACGACATTGAGGTCCTGCCATTTCTGTTGACAACAAGGAACAAAAGCTTCAGTGAAGAAGGTTTTCAGTCTGGATCATTTGGTCTGAAGTGTCAGAGtatttcctcacctcctccgctGGGTTGATTTCGACTCCTTTGTTGAGCTGGTCCTGAAGCAGCGACACCATGGCGTTGTTCCCTGGTACTCTGTAGATTCCGGTGTATTCCAGGCCCATCTCCTCTACCAGACCACAGCAGATCTCTACGATCAATGGGATGAACTGAAAGGGAAAATGGCCAAATTGTAACAACAGAAAGATGATacaagatgcagacagagactgACATTATCCATTCTGACCTTGTTATTTACACCAGGCTGACATTCCTCCAGCCTCACACCAAACGCTTTGGGACCAgctttctttgtcttcttcatGATGTTAATTCCCCATGGAGACTTTGGAGGACTGCTCTCATCTGGAGACAAGATTGACCAGAATTTTTTTTAGAAAGGACTGATCATACAGCACCTCCAgaataattaaatgtaaaaaagatGAGCTCTCTGAAACTACAAGACATCCTTCTTTAAATATCGCAGTCACAGGCTTTTCTAAATATAAAACCGCATTACTCATAGTTGCTGTTCACAGTGAAGATGTTTCTAGTTCACCACATGATGTGTTCTGTGGCAGTCTTAGTGTCAGCTAGGTTGATCTTTGTTTTCCTGACACTGACCTTTGCCTTCTGGTTTCGGGGAGCGTGGTGCTCCAGCAGGGTCCCCTCTGTTATTAAGTAGGAAGGGAGGCTTCATGCGATGCATCCTGGGAGACGAGTCTGGCTTGCTGGCTGTTGGACTGtagggggagacagagacacgAGTGTTAAGTGTACATTTTTtccactgacagacagatcCTTCACTATCAGTCTTTTAAGTTGCCAGTCAGGGGGGTCAGTGGGTTCAAACCCAGATCAGAAGAGTATCTTTTATCAGCTGACTCacctttgttttctgtaatcATTCAGCTTCTTATTGATAAGAGCCTGTCTGGAAAAGCCAAGCTcctgcaacacacaaacacatatacaaTGTGTTTTTGTCCACAGACAGAGCATCTGGCAGGTAAAGGCGTCCCCTTACCTCGTTGTCCGTCTTGCTGTTCTCCCTGATGACCTTTATCCAGTCCAGCATGTCCTCCCGGTCCTCCGCCTGCAGCAGGTACTCACAGAAGTCCTGTGTGGTCAGCCGCAGTGCGTGCTTCCTTTTGGTCTCGCTGTACGCAATGTCCACCAGGCAGCCCCggatgctgattggctgctcgTCCTCAGCTGAACCTCCGATAGTGGCCCCGCGGAGCACCGCCTCCCTCTTATCCTTGTAAAGGAACAACGAATGGGAGCGGAGAACGGAGAAGACCCGCTTCCACGGCCGCATGCCGCTGCCCACCTTCTGTGAACGAGAGATGACATGCGACTGAGTGAGTCATGCAAATGTTGTTGCACCTCGATTACGTTCGGATTAAACTTCTTTTTACCTTGCCCTTCTCTGTGAGGATTTGTTTGAAGTGCAGCCATCCTTCTCGCCGTACATCGCTGTATGTGATGTTTCCCAGCTCTGAGGTGGAGTGGCGTTTGGAACGAACCTCATCCGCCGTCCCAAGGTTGTCcagagactgaaacacagacagtcagatcaGGTATTGATATGTGGATTAAAACCAAGTGTGAATTAGAAAATCCTTCTCTATGCAACAATCTCCATTTTTACCCATAATGTTTCATTTCATGACAACTTT of the Parambassis ranga chromosome 8, fParRan2.1, whole genome shotgun sequence genome contains:
- the arhgap23a gene encoding rho GTPase-activating protein 23 isoform X8 → MLVASDADLSKLHAPMPAAMLPCPVPAGSDWSFQNPVGVDCSSPEPRCIWLAVLRGTTGPLPPPSLPAMPTGHSQSSHQTRAKGQRDGLSSASDNPRPPMATRPGREGGGLGWKGPRTLVLHKNSQGFGFTLRHFIVYPPESALHTNLKDEENGNGKGYQKGRLEPMDTIFVKNVREKGPAHQAGLCTGDRLVKVNGESVLGKTYSQVIALIQNSESVLELSIMPKDEDVLQLVSAYSQDAYLTGNEPFTGGAENLPPPPPLCYPRTKTTALAGAPLSAPMGQNQLDNWSRWPGSSSPSSPLDNRSTVGSPASWQDGRAGEPGGVGHSSPAHRTEEIQYGMTSQQPQGQTRGRSYSSSSSSGGPLSSPLQVHYTNHHSASASQAQPRKSSPAWTSPPLAPVSHGRNERCQQALSDWYYSQLPERSGRSMQTRHRSYSQDRLSESRRQQQRTGGWPHSASQDTLFLLQQSGPGPQGEPYWSYGDWDGGPGRDPSASNYTRTRSENLLAQYDRHGRSLEMLDRATAGLVSPRFERPSWLQQAPQPPSRTDAYSRQGGHFSAAQAPPVSRHSQSHSKHHPQTHTQSHSQPQPQQAAPQTRRLPAGQSMDDQPVGYRSYSPSFYRKTGRIMQQAHSFRDPSYSGPHLNWNPAPKTSPPEVTSAPLTASIASPLTSTTSESQDTAYRPTNHERERGAVEGHPEVAQTQEVVLRQKPPTGRRNPHGMRHPHYALPMDGLEPSLFSPDPKDSTTAPAPTGDVAPRKPNGNLAPLPIEDDSLASIPFIAITTERSKSCDEGLNTFREEGRILRIPKRVKSFFTDGSLDNLGTADEVRSKRHSTSELGNITYSDVRREGWLHFKQILTEKGKKVGSGMRPWKRVFSVLRSHSLFLYKDKREAVLRGATIGGSAEDEQPISIRGCLVDIAYSETKRKHALRLTTQDFCEYLLQAEDREDMLDWIKVIRENSKTDNEELGFSRQALINKKLNDYRKQSPTASKPDSSPRMHRMKPPFLLNNRGDPAGAPRSPKPEGKDESSPPKSPWGINIMKKTKKAGPKAFGVRLEECQPGVNNKFIPLIVEICCGLVEEMGLEYTGIYRVPGNNAMVSLLQDQLNKGVEINPAEEKWQDLNVVSSLLKSFFRKLPEPLFTNDKYNDFIDANRMESASDRLKTMKKLIRDLPDHYYHTLKFLVTHLKTVADHSDKNKMEPRNLALVFGPTLVRTSEDNMKDMVTHMPDRYKIVETLIQHCIWFFTEELDKDEKTPVDTEDVQPAPNIDHLLSNIGRTALLGEASDSTNSDSAKSKGSWGSKKDLTAKDFLTLSIMSAVTGRKRRKRHNARRVGSSTDDDSEHEPSKAGHLGAEEEEEAESPVGDTAPRAEGEEDDDEEEEEEEEEDDDEEVAEGGAKEEVEEQVVAVVPSRPCCKEEEGAGERQAPTLLHEEEEVQVEVKGPRWRAPEDARSIVSGYSTLSTLGRSLGSEGRGDDADDEHSELVSETDNESGFASRSLTQERPDKHPTPPVNTQPPAAPRSFLYTHYKPPVLSPTNLLAPPTPLTHTPDSAERSEGGARSTTPSSSSFSSSSTTHKLHSRPSFNSHKLIQCDTLARKKLKSEKTKARSLDLFELSGAAAQSEGTGSGSEGAPRVRGDTSRTNTSSGSSQDSLHPARTKSAVLPCEATSFTPTGLGGKSLAEQVRARLLGSADDLRSVGLRKPLSPETRRKRRAWRRHTVVASPTETSDKRPPLTVNELPLSPINQNQIKTQGLPRDADALDQGPSIRQAPTSRFHQYL
- the arhgap23a gene encoding rho GTPase-activating protein 23 isoform X4 → MLVASDADLSKLHAPMPAAMLPCPVPAGSDWSFQNPVGVDCSSPEPRCIWLAVLRGTTGPLPPPSLPAMPTGHSQSSHQTRAKGQRDGLSSASDNPRPPMATRPGREGGGLGWKGPRTLVLHKNSQGFGFTLRHFIVYPPESALHTNLKDEENGNGKGYQKGRLEPMDTIFVKNVREKGPAHQAGLCTGDRLVKVNGESVLGKTYSQVIALIQNSESVLELSIMPKDEDVLQLVSAYSQDAYLTGNEPFTGGAENLPPPPPLCYPRTKTTALAGAPLSAPMGQNQLDNWSRWPGSSSPSSPLDNRSTVGSPASWQDGRAGEPGGVGHSSPAHRTEEIQYGMTSQQPQGQTRGRSYSSSSSSGGPLSSPLQVHYTNHHSASASQAQPRKSSPAWTSPPLAPVSHGRNERCQQALSDWYYSQLPERSGRSMQTRHRSYSQDRLSESRRQQQRTGGWPHSASQDTLFLLQQSGPGPQGEPYWSYGDWDGGPGRDPSASNYTRTRSENLLAQYDRHGRSLEMLDRATAGLVSPRFERPSWLQQAPQPPSRTDAYSRQGGHFSAAQAPPVSRHSQSHSKHHPQTHTQSHSQPQPQQAAPQTRRLPAGQSMDDQPVGYRSYSPSFYRKTGRIMQQAHSFRDPSYSGPHLNWNPAPKTSPPEVTSAPLTASIASPLTSTTSESQDTAYRPTNHERERGAVEGHPEVAQTQEVVLRQKPPTGRRNPHGMRHPHYALPMDGLEPSLFSPDPKDSTTAPAPTGDVAPRKPNGNLAPLPIEDDSLASIPFIGSIKSSRRSSYLLAITTERSKSCDEGLNTFREEGRILRIPKRVKSFFTDGSLDNLGTADEVRSKRHSTSELGNITYSDVRREGWLHFKQILTEKGKKVGSGMRPWKRVFSVLRSHSLFLYKDKREAVLRGATIGGSAEDEQPISIRGCLVDIAYSETKRKHALRLTTQDFCEYLLQAEDREDMLDWIKVIRENSKTDNEELGFSRQALINKKLNDYRKQSPTASKPDSSPRMHRMKPPFLLNNRGDPAGAPRSPKPEGKDESSPPKSPWGINIMKKTKKAGPKAFGVRLEECQPGVNNKFIPLIVEICCGLVEEMGLEYTGIYRVPGNNAMVSLLQDQLNKGVEINPAEEKWQDLNVVSSLLKSFFRKLPEPLFTNDKYNDFIDANRMESASDRLKTMKKLIRDLPDHYYHTLKFLVTHLKTVADHSDKNKMEPRNLALVFGPTLVRTSEDNMKDMVTHMPDRYKIVETLIQHCIWFFTEELDKDEKTPVDTEDVQPAPNIDHLLSNIGRTALLGEASDSTNSDSAKSKGSWGSKKDLTAKDFLTLSIMSAVTGRKRRKRHNARRVGSSTDDDSEHEPSKAGHLGAEEEEEAESPVGDTAPRAEGEEDDDEEEEEEEEEDDDEEVAEGGAKEEVEEQVVAVVPSRPCCKEEEGAGERQAPTLLHEEEEVQVEVKGPRWRAPEDARSIVSGYSTLSTLGRSLGSEGRGDDADDEHSELVSETDNESGFASRSLTQERPDKHPTPPVNTQPPAAPRSFLYTHYKPPVLSPTNLLAPPTPLTHTPDSAERSEGGARSTTPSSSSFSSSSTTHKLHSRPSFNSHKLIQCDTLARKKLKSEKTKARSLDLFELSGAAAQSEGTGSGSEGAPRVRGDTSRTNTSSGSSQDSLHPARTKSAVLPCEATSFTPTGLGGKSLAEQVRARLLGSADDLRSVGLRKPLSPETRRKRRAWRRHTVVASPTETSDKRPPLTVNELPLSPINQNQIKTQGLPRDADALDQGPSIRQAPTSRFHQYL